From Nematostella vectensis chromosome 14, jaNemVect1.1, whole genome shotgun sequence, a single genomic window includes:
- the LOC5500400 gene encoding LOW QUALITY PROTEIN: L-ascorbate oxidase (The sequence of the model RefSeq protein was modified relative to this genomic sequence to represent the inferred CDS: deleted 1 base in 1 codon), protein MATNWQMIRKAVGSIIMFIMFHVSNTEICTKSICEYEFVVRETKTMMYSSDANNAYQVKLEDDGSLSLLATPHGFHRTVPNISIPLDKVHTVDGINRTIITINDQFPGPTIEVTEGAEVVVTVVNHLLKEGVTIHWHGVHMRSNPWMDGVAYISQCPIQVKQSFQYRFIADPPGTHWYHSHFELQKSDGLYGALIIHRSLPRLPYHVITLSDWFPWHSTEIEISNPLRITRKGYGDIFYANEKLSYMFDWTIENHLHYWSGLVNGKGRHGNNTAPLSIFRVKPGSTYQLHVINTGLVYPYRFAIDQHQLTVVESDGHRVKPVTVDSAIILNGESYVFEFKAKTKPTHTRYWMRGVNFRTGVGPGAPPDGWVWDARAVLQYESEDSREDPMTEEKLCSEEFPCVVLNCPWRIYSKVWFPHHTCIPVSDLRLDKTYYDPEVIDNQPERNDDVHEVFLNFGFPIGSSVNARRFISPRAPLFQDPDTWGLTDCAKACSDEGCWCTHVVELPPGKTIHLVLNSYNNAKSAVHVHGHSFQVLKIGYPMQNETTGQILGINPDITCDNDFCSRQRWSAGQPKDLNFDNPPLKDTVVVPSFGYTVVRLSKENPGYWFVHCHVGNHMTEGMALILNESFAKQPPAPPAFPTCQQFSLGQSAFQDMLKSNEKCLDGGCTAHAPLVTKTRNDEYCEVLVGHVTAILVVLILLVVLMLVVTVVCICLLVKQRKGSDSAVIFSSSKGVHL, encoded by the exons ATGGCCACTAATTGGCAAATGATAAGGAAAGCGGTCGGCTCGATTATAATGTTTATAATGTTCCATGTTTCTAATACGGAGATATGCACCAAGTCGATTTGCGAGTACGAGTTTGTTGTGCGGGAGACGAAGACCATGATGTACTCCTCGGACGCTAATAATGCGTACCAAGTGAAACTCGAAGACGACGGTTCCTTGTCTCTACTTGCCACTCCACATGGCTTTCACAG AACGGTACCAAACATTAGTATTCCTTTGGACAAGGTGCACACTGTTGACGGCATCAATAGAACAATCATCACTATCAACGACCAGTTCCCAGGTCCGACTATTGAGGTCACTGAAGGGGCCGAG GTTGTAGTGACAGTCGTCAATCACCTGTTAAAAGAAGGCGTGACTATTCACTGGCATGGAGTGCACATGCGCAGTAACCCATGGATGGATGGAGTCGCGTACATAAGCCAGTGTCCAATCCAGGTCAAG caaTCTTTCCAGTATCGATTTATCGCTGACCCGCCGGGGACGCATTGGTATCATTCGCACTTTGAGCTCCAGAAATCTGACGGGCTTTACGGTGCACTGATCATTCACAG GTCGCTGCCCCGCCTGCCGTATCACGTCATCACTTTGAGTGACTGGTTTCCATGGCACTCCACTGAAATAGAGATTTCAAACCCACTGCGAATAACACGGAAAGGATATGGGGATATCTTCTATGCCAATGAGAAACTTA GTTATATGTTTGACTGGACGATTGAAAACCACTTGCACTATTGGTCGGGTTTAGTGAATGGAAAAGGTCGCCATGGCAACAACACTGCACCGCTCAGCATCTTCAGGGTCAAACCGGGATCAACATACCAACTGCACGTGATCAACACGGGACTCGTCTATCCGTACAG ATTTGCCATAGACCAGCATCAGCTGACAGTGGTTGAAAGTGATGGCCATCGCGTCAAACCCGTCACTGTAGATTCTGCGATTATCTTAAACGGCGAGTCCTACGTGTTCGAGTTCAAAGCAAAGACAAAGCCCACACACACTCGCTACTGGATGAGGGGAGTGAACTTCCGGACGGGCGTTGGACCAGGTGCTCCCCCAGATGGCTGGGTTTGGGACGCGAGGGCCGTACTCCAGTATGAATCAGAAGACAGTCGGGAGGACCCGATGACGGAAGAAAAATTATGTAGCGAAGAGTTCCCCTGTGTGGTACTAAACTGTCCGTGGAGAATCTACAGCAAG GTCTGGTTTCCACACCACACCTGTATCCCCGTATCAGACCTACGCTTGGACAAAACATACTACGATCCCGAGGTCATTGACAATCAGCCCGAGCGCAACGACGACGTGCACGAGGTCTTTCTCAATTTTGGCTTCCCAATTGGCTCCTCTGTCAACGCGCGAAGGTTCATTAGTCCCCGGGCCCCGCTCTTCCAAGACCCTGACACGTGGGGACTCACGGACTGCGCGAAGGCGTGTTCGGACGAAGGCTGTTGGTGCACCCACGTGGTTGAACTCCCACCAGGGAAGACAATCCATCTAGTGCTGAACTCCTACAACAATGCAAAA TCAGCCGTCCACGTCCATGGCCACAGCTTTCAG GTGTTGAAGATCGGCTACCCCATGCAGAACGAGACGACCGGTCAAATCTTGGGCATCAATCCCGACATCACTTGCGACAACGACTTCTGTAGCCGACAGAGATGGTCCGCGGGGCAGCCCAAGGATCTCAATTTCGACAACCCCCCTCTAAAGGACACGGTGGTTGTCCCATCGTTCGGTTACACGGTCGTGAGACTCAGTAAAGAGAATCCAG GCTATTGGTTCGTTCATTGTCACGTGGGAAATCACATGACCGAGGGTATGGCGCTGATACTGAATGAGTCGTTTGCCAAGCAACCTCCCGCCCCGCCTGCATTCCCTACTTGTCAGCAGTTCTCTCTCGGGCAGAGTGCCTTCCAGGATATGCTAAAAAGCAATGAAAAGTGTCTTGATGGAGGTTGTACTGCGCATGCCCCTCTTGTCACCAAGACGAGGAATGACGAGTATTGTGAG GTCCTGGTGGGTCACGTGACCGCTATCCTTGTTGTCCTCATTCTATTGGTTGTGCTGATGCTAGTGGTAACTGTCGTCTGCATCTGTTTACTTGTCAAACAGAGAAAGGGAAGTGACAGTGCAGTCATCTTTAGTTCTTCAAAAGGAGTACATTTGTGA